Proteins co-encoded in one Pithys albifrons albifrons isolate INPA30051 chromosome 14, PitAlb_v1, whole genome shotgun sequence genomic window:
- the LOC139678614 gene encoding leucine-rich repeat and fibronectin type-III domain-containing protein 3-like isoform X4 has product MGEVGQIVVFMMTFSSCNMAATKPTIRAGQRGLTVPAGASTSLTCEASGSPPISYRWFRGSPGGKALLLSSSAELAWDSLRPSDSGTYFCEAANRAGAGAAQQSDAVELTVTGTGTGTDLPTTTVASWRDVGTPGRRHPTTADLLPTMLVSRMDTASEGPATDTGAAPAALLVGPAAALAGAALGALGAAALGWRRRRRRKDEPLYEVAFTAGVMALESEVEAPVKCLHKETCSNAEISSDTLTMKDRKSPEYENLVTAMESEY; this is encoded by the exons TGGCAGCCACCAAGCCCACCATCAGGGCTGGCCAGCGGGGGCTGACGGTCCCGGCCGGGGCCAGCACCAGCCTGACCTGCGAGGCCAGCGGGTCCCCCCCCATCAGCTACCGCTGGTTCCGCGGCAGCCCGGGCGGCAAAGCCCTGCTCTTGAGCAGCAGCGCCGAGCTGGCGTGGGACAGCCTGCGACCGTCCGACAGCGGCACGTACTTCTGTGAGGCAGCCAACAGGGCTGGGGCCGGAGCAGCGCAGCAGAGCGATGCCGTGGAGCtgacagtgacagggacagggacagggacag ATCTGCCCACAACAACAGTGGCCTCGTGGAGAGATGTGGGAACCCCGGGAAGACGCCACCCAACCACAG CAGATCTGCTCCCAACAATGCTGGTCTCCAGGATGGATACTGCTTCAGAAGGCCCTGCCACGGACACAG GTGCCGCTCCGGCCGCGCTGCTGGTCGGACCCGCGGCCGCGCTGGCTGGGGCCGCGCTCGGGGCTCTCGGGGCGGCCGCGCTGGGctggaggcggcggcggcgcagGAAGGACG aaccACTCTATGAAGTTGCTTT cactgcaggtgtcATGGCGCTGGAGTCTGAGGTGGAAGCCCCTGTTAAGTGTCTACACAAGGAGACATGTTCTAATGCTGAAATATCCAGTGACACTCTCACCatgaaagacaggaaaagcCCTGAGTATGAGAACCTTGTGACTGCAATGGAATCAGAATATTAA
- the LOC139678614 gene encoding V-set and immunoglobulin domain-containing protein 4-like isoform X1: MGEVGQIVVFMMTFSSCNTLLDLSGVHYIEGTWMGSTTLPCTYIPSEGFTEQTLSWSIDRDSSTSTIFRRDGSGDHILLSKFRDRVSVPKHSTGNASLLIENLEMPDSGHYTCQVTWRSTNNTFITREVTTTVKVVKVAATKPTIRAGQRGLTVPAGASTSLTCEASGSPPISYRWFRGSPGGKALLLSSSAELAWDSLRPSDSGTYFCEAANRAGAGAAQQSDAVELTVTGTGTGTDLPTTTVASWRDVGTPGRRHPTTADLLPTMLVSRMDTASEGPATDTGAAPAALLVGPAAALAGAALGALGAAALGWRRRRRRKDEPLYEVAFTAGVMALESEVEAPVKCLHKETCSNAEISSDTLTMKDRKSPEYENLVTAMESEY, from the exons CCCTCCTGGATCTGTCTGGTGTCCACTACATCGAGGGCACGTGGATGGGATCCACCACTTTACCATGTACCTACATACCTTCAGAAGGTTTCACAGAGCAAACACTCAGCTGGAGCATAGACCGAGACTCCAGCACCTCCACCATCTTTCGGAGGGATGGTTCTGGTGACCATATCTTGCTGTCTAAGTTCAGAGATCGAGTCAGTgtcccaaagcacagcacaggaaatgCCTCACTCTTAATTGAGAACCTTGAAATGCCTGACAGCGGACACTACACCTGCCAAGTCACCTGGAGGTCTACAAACAACACCTTCATAACAAGGGAGGTGACCACTACAGTTAAAGTAGTCAAAG TGGCAGCCACCAAGCCCACCATCAGGGCTGGCCAGCGGGGGCTGACGGTCCCGGCCGGGGCCAGCACCAGCCTGACCTGCGAGGCCAGCGGGTCCCCCCCCATCAGCTACCGCTGGTTCCGCGGCAGCCCGGGCGGCAAAGCCCTGCTCTTGAGCAGCAGCGCCGAGCTGGCGTGGGACAGCCTGCGACCGTCCGACAGCGGCACGTACTTCTGTGAGGCAGCCAACAGGGCTGGGGCCGGAGCAGCGCAGCAGAGCGATGCCGTGGAGCtgacagtgacagggacagggacagggacag ATCTGCCCACAACAACAGTGGCCTCGTGGAGAGATGTGGGAACCCCGGGAAGACGCCACCCAACCACAG CAGATCTGCTCCCAACAATGCTGGTCTCCAGGATGGATACTGCTTCAGAAGGCCCTGCCACGGACACAG GTGCCGCTCCGGCCGCGCTGCTGGTCGGACCCGCGGCCGCGCTGGCTGGGGCCGCGCTCGGGGCTCTCGGGGCGGCCGCGCTGGGctggaggcggcggcggcgcagGAAGGACG aaccACTCTATGAAGTTGCTTT cactgcaggtgtcATGGCGCTGGAGTCTGAGGTGGAAGCCCCTGTTAAGTGTCTACACAAGGAGACATGTTCTAATGCTGAAATATCCAGTGACACTCTCACCatgaaagacaggaaaagcCCTGAGTATGAGAACCTTGTGACTGCAATGGAATCAGAATATTAA
- the LOC139678614 gene encoding V-set and immunoglobulin domain-containing protein 4-like isoform X2 gives MGEVGQIVVFMMTFSSCNTLLDLSGVHYIEGTWMGSTTLPCTYIPSEGFTEQTLSWSIDRDSSTSTIFRRDGSGDHILLSKFRDRVSVPKHSTGNASLLIENLEMPDSGHYTCQVTWRSTNNTFITREVTTTVKVVKVAATKPTIRAGQRGLTVPAGASTSLTCEASGSPPISYRWFRGSPGGKALLLSSSAELAWDSLRPSDSGTYFCEAANRAGAGAAQQSDAVELTVTGTGTGTDLPTTTVASWRDVGTPGRRHPTTDLLPTMLVSRMDTASEGPATDTGAAPAALLVGPAAALAGAALGALGAAALGWRRRRRRKDEPLYEVAFTAGVMALESEVEAPVKCLHKETCSNAEISSDTLTMKDRKSPEYENLVTAMESEY, from the exons CCCTCCTGGATCTGTCTGGTGTCCACTACATCGAGGGCACGTGGATGGGATCCACCACTTTACCATGTACCTACATACCTTCAGAAGGTTTCACAGAGCAAACACTCAGCTGGAGCATAGACCGAGACTCCAGCACCTCCACCATCTTTCGGAGGGATGGTTCTGGTGACCATATCTTGCTGTCTAAGTTCAGAGATCGAGTCAGTgtcccaaagcacagcacaggaaatgCCTCACTCTTAATTGAGAACCTTGAAATGCCTGACAGCGGACACTACACCTGCCAAGTCACCTGGAGGTCTACAAACAACACCTTCATAACAAGGGAGGTGACCACTACAGTTAAAGTAGTCAAAG TGGCAGCCACCAAGCCCACCATCAGGGCTGGCCAGCGGGGGCTGACGGTCCCGGCCGGGGCCAGCACCAGCCTGACCTGCGAGGCCAGCGGGTCCCCCCCCATCAGCTACCGCTGGTTCCGCGGCAGCCCGGGCGGCAAAGCCCTGCTCTTGAGCAGCAGCGCCGAGCTGGCGTGGGACAGCCTGCGACCGTCCGACAGCGGCACGTACTTCTGTGAGGCAGCCAACAGGGCTGGGGCCGGAGCAGCGCAGCAGAGCGATGCCGTGGAGCtgacagtgacagggacagggacagggacag ATCTGCCCACAACAACAGTGGCCTCGTGGAGAGATGTGGGAACCCCGGGAAGACGCCACCCAACCACAG ATCTGCTCCCAACAATGCTGGTCTCCAGGATGGATACTGCTTCAGAAGGCCCTGCCACGGACACAG GTGCCGCTCCGGCCGCGCTGCTGGTCGGACCCGCGGCCGCGCTGGCTGGGGCCGCGCTCGGGGCTCTCGGGGCGGCCGCGCTGGGctggaggcggcggcggcgcagGAAGGACG aaccACTCTATGAAGTTGCTTT cactgcaggtgtcATGGCGCTGGAGTCTGAGGTGGAAGCCCCTGTTAAGTGTCTACACAAGGAGACATGTTCTAATGCTGAAATATCCAGTGACACTCTCACCatgaaagacaggaaaagcCCTGAGTATGAGAACCTTGTGACTGCAATGGAATCAGAATATTAA
- the LOC139678614 gene encoding V-set and immunoglobulin domain-containing protein 4-like isoform X3, translated as MGEVGQIVVFMMTFSSCNTLLDLSGVHYIEGTWMGSTTLPCTYIPSEGFTEQTLSWSIDRDSSTSTIFRRDGSGDHILLSKFRDRVSVPKHSTGNASLLIENLEMPDSGHYTCQVTWRSTNNTFITREVTTTVKVVKVAATKPTIRAGQRGLTVPAGASTSLTCEASGSPPISYRWFRGSPGGKALLLSSSAELAWDSLRPSDSGTYFCEAANRAGAGAAQQSDAVELTVTGTGTGTDLPTTTVASWRDVGTPGRRHPTTADLLPTMLVSRMDTASEGPATDTGAAPAALLVGPAAALAGAALGALGAAALGWRRRRRRKDEPLYEVAL; from the exons CCCTCCTGGATCTGTCTGGTGTCCACTACATCGAGGGCACGTGGATGGGATCCACCACTTTACCATGTACCTACATACCTTCAGAAGGTTTCACAGAGCAAACACTCAGCTGGAGCATAGACCGAGACTCCAGCACCTCCACCATCTTTCGGAGGGATGGTTCTGGTGACCATATCTTGCTGTCTAAGTTCAGAGATCGAGTCAGTgtcccaaagcacagcacaggaaatgCCTCACTCTTAATTGAGAACCTTGAAATGCCTGACAGCGGACACTACACCTGCCAAGTCACCTGGAGGTCTACAAACAACACCTTCATAACAAGGGAGGTGACCACTACAGTTAAAGTAGTCAAAG TGGCAGCCACCAAGCCCACCATCAGGGCTGGCCAGCGGGGGCTGACGGTCCCGGCCGGGGCCAGCACCAGCCTGACCTGCGAGGCCAGCGGGTCCCCCCCCATCAGCTACCGCTGGTTCCGCGGCAGCCCGGGCGGCAAAGCCCTGCTCTTGAGCAGCAGCGCCGAGCTGGCGTGGGACAGCCTGCGACCGTCCGACAGCGGCACGTACTTCTGTGAGGCAGCCAACAGGGCTGGGGCCGGAGCAGCGCAGCAGAGCGATGCCGTGGAGCtgacagtgacagggacagggacagggacag ATCTGCCCACAACAACAGTGGCCTCGTGGAGAGATGTGGGAACCCCGGGAAGACGCCACCCAACCACAG CAGATCTGCTCCCAACAATGCTGGTCTCCAGGATGGATACTGCTTCAGAAGGCCCTGCCACGGACACAG GTGCCGCTCCGGCCGCGCTGCTGGTCGGACCCGCGGCCGCGCTGGCTGGGGCCGCGCTCGGGGCTCTCGGGGCGGCCGCGCTGGGctggaggcggcggcggcgcagGAAGGACG aaccACTCTATGAAGTTGCTTTGTGA